In a genomic window of Thiosocius teredinicola:
- a CDS encoding patatin-like phospholipase family protein, whose product MNTSDKKTISLVLGSGGARGLAHIGVIRALERNGWKIGAIAGSSIGALIGGFYAAGKLDEYAEWVEELTEFNVLRYLDIAWRGAGMLKGQMIMETLQDFVGRHKIEDLPTPLTIVATDVLARKEVWLTKGDLFDAIRASIAVPTVMTPHMINGRPLLDGGILNPVPIAPTLQDPTDAVIAVSLSGVPKHMGGSNRLQRREMKTPQKPAREKHRYQKKIEEFIDQLQERLGFDNDETEQGPNLSITDTALLSLDAMQASIARCMLAAYPPDLLIEIPIDTCGAHEFYRAAEVIAAGEYWAQVALDRFSADNGQLPNHD is encoded by the coding sequence GTGAACACATCCGACAAGAAAACAATTTCGCTGGTCCTCGGCAGCGGCGGCGCGCGCGGCCTGGCGCACATCGGCGTTATCCGGGCGCTGGAGCGCAACGGCTGGAAGATTGGTGCCATTGCCGGCAGCTCGATCGGCGCACTCATCGGCGGCTTCTATGCCGCCGGCAAGCTCGATGAGTATGCCGAATGGGTCGAAGAACTGACCGAATTCAACGTGCTGCGCTATCTCGACATCGCCTGGCGCGGCGCCGGTATGCTCAAGGGCCAGATGATCATGGAGACGCTGCAGGATTTCGTCGGCCGTCACAAGATCGAAGACCTGCCGACCCCGCTGACGATCGTTGCGACCGACGTACTCGCACGCAAAGAGGTCTGGTTGACCAAGGGCGACCTGTTCGACGCCATCCGCGCGTCGATTGCCGTTCCCACGGTTATGACACCACACATGATCAACGGCCGCCCCCTGCTCGATGGCGGCATCCTGAATCCGGTGCCGATCGCCCCAACGCTGCAGGATCCGACCGACGCGGTGATCGCGGTGAGCCTGTCCGGCGTACCGAAGCACATGGGCGGCAGCAACCGGCTGCAAAGACGGGAAATGAAAACGCCGCAGAAACCCGCCAGGGAGAAACACCGCTACCAGAAGAAGATCGAGGAGTTCATCGACCAGTTGCAGGAACGCCTCGGTTTCGACAACGACGAGACAGAGCAAGGGCCGAACCTGTCGATCACCGATACGGCGCTGTTATCGCTCGACGCCATGCAGGCCAGCATCGCGCGCTGCATGCTCGCCGCCTACCCGCCGGACCTGTTGATCGAGATCCCGATCGACACCTGTGGGGCACACGAGTTCTACCGTGCCGCAGAGGTGATCGCGGCCGGTGAATACTGGGCCCAGGTCGCGCTCGATCGCTTCTCGGCCGACAACGGCCAACTTCCGAATCACGATTAG
- a CDS encoding class II aldolase/adducin family protein: protein MTESEGVIQYKLDYRPGPLPADADLKPLFDWFGRCRARELIGQSRGRYGGYAYGNISLRIAHGFIITGTQTGGKNRLSDQDLAWVHDFDIDANALSASGPTPPSSEAMTHGQIYRALPHANAVIHVHTPVIWTNAQRLGLAQTDPTAGYGTPAMAAEVDRLVRADGAPAKGIFSMGGHEDGIVAYGKDLDEAGELLLATYQRVA, encoded by the coding sequence ATGACAGAATCTGAGGGCGTCATCCAGTACAAACTCGACTACCGGCCCGGCCCGCTACCGGCCGACGCCGACCTCAAACCGTTGTTCGACTGGTTTGGCCGCTGCCGCGCACGCGAGCTGATCGGCCAGTCGCGGGGTCGCTACGGCGGCTACGCCTACGGCAACATCAGCCTGCGCATCGCGCACGGCTTCATCATCACCGGCACCCAGACCGGCGGAAAGAACCGGCTGAGCGATCAGGACCTTGCGTGGGTGCACGATTTCGACATCGACGCCAACGCCCTGTCGGCAAGCGGCCCCACCCCGCCCTCGTCCGAGGCGATGACGCATGGCCAGATCTACCGGGCATTGCCGCATGCCAATGCCGTGATCCACGTCCACACCCCTGTGATCTGGACGAATGCACAGCGACTCGGGCTGGCACAGACCGACCCCACGGCCGGCTACGGCACACCCGCGATGGCAGCCGAAGTCGACCGCCTGGTGCGCGCCGATGGCGCACCCGCCAAGGGCATCTTCTCGATGGGCGGACACGAAGACGGCATCGTGGCCTACGGCAAAGACCTCGACGAGGCCGGCGAACTACTGCTCGCCACCTACCAACGCGTTGCTTGA
- the ribBA gene encoding bifunctional 3,4-dihydroxy-2-butanone-4-phosphate synthase/GTP cyclohydrolase II, producing the protein MALNTTEEIIEDMRQGRMVIIMDDENRENEGDLILASEKTTPEAINFMAKYGRGLICMTLTKERCRQLRLPLMVNSDDQLASTNFTVSIEAAEGVTTGISAADRATTVLAAVKADAQPQDLVQPGHIFPLMAQPGGVLVRAGHTEAGCDLARLAGLSPSSVIVEILNEDGSMARRPDLEKFAAEHDLKIGTIADLIQYRIKNEKTVERVTSCNLPTKRGDFQLLAYQDVIGNDIHLALVKGEISPDRPTLVRVHVQNSLCDLFESTRDCGWPLRRVMDQVSEEGEGVIVVLRNYDTARDIVHRIQDYKWHGVDDQIPDRRKGDDDDLRTIGVGAQILVDLGVRKMRVMSAPKHLHALAGFELEVVEFVSTE; encoded by the coding sequence ATGGCTCTGAATACTACTGAAGAAATCATCGAAGACATGCGCCAGGGCCGCATGGTCATCATCATGGATGATGAGAACCGCGAAAACGAGGGCGATCTGATCCTCGCGTCGGAAAAGACCACGCCCGAAGCGATCAATTTCATGGCCAAGTACGGCCGCGGCCTGATCTGCATGACGCTGACCAAGGAGCGCTGCCGCCAACTGCGTCTGCCGCTGATGGTCAACAGCGACGATCAGCTCGCATCGACCAACTTCACCGTGTCGATCGAGGCCGCCGAGGGCGTGACCACCGGCATCTCGGCCGCCGACCGCGCCACCACGGTGCTCGCCGCGGTCAAGGCCGATGCCCAACCGCAGGACCTGGTCCAGCCGGGCCACATCTTTCCGCTGATGGCCCAGCCCGGCGGGGTGCTGGTGCGTGCCGGCCATACTGAGGCGGGCTGCGATCTGGCGCGCCTTGCGGGGCTTTCGCCGAGCTCGGTGATCGTCGAGATCCTCAACGAAGACGGCAGCATGGCGCGCCGTCCCGACCTGGAGAAGTTCGCCGCCGAGCACGATCTTAAGATCGGCACCATCGCCGACCTGATCCAGTACCGGATCAAGAACGAGAAGACCGTCGAGCGGGTGACCTCGTGCAATCTGCCGACCAAGCGTGGCGATTTCCAGTTGCTGGCCTACCAGGACGTGATCGGCAACGACATCCACCTGGCCCTGGTCAAAGGCGAGATCAGCCCGGACCGACCGACGCTGGTGCGCGTGCACGTGCAGAACAGCCTGTGCGATCTGTTCGAGAGCACCCGCGACTGCGGCTGGCCGCTGCGCCGGGTCATGGACCAGGTGTCGGAAGAGGGCGAAGGCGTTATCGTGGTGCTGCGCAATTACGATACGGCGCGCGATATCGTGCATCGTATCCAGGATTACAAATGGCACGGTGTGGACGATCAGATCCCTGATCGCAGAAAAGGCGACGACGATGATCTGCGTACCATCGGCGTCGGCGCACAGATCCTGGTCGATCTGGGGGTGCGCAAGATGCGCGTGATGAGCGCGCCCAAACACCTGCATGCCTTGGCCGGCTTCGAGTTGGAAGTGGTCGAGTTTGTTAGTACCGAGTAG
- the ribH gene encoding 6,7-dimethyl-8-ribityllumazine synthase, translating to MSIKTIEGGLTVTNARFCVVVARWNSFVVDSLEAGAIDTLKRHGTAEEDITVVRLPGAFEMPLVLEKIAAKGEFDAIVALGAVIRGGTPHFEYVAGECVKGMAQVTLKHGVPIAFGVLTVDTIEQAIERAGTKAGNKGGEAAASAIEMVNLLREL from the coding sequence ATGAGTATCAAGACGATCGAGGGCGGCCTGACCGTCACCAATGCGCGTTTTTGCGTGGTAGTCGCGCGCTGGAACAGCTTTGTGGTCGACAGCCTGGAAGCCGGCGCGATCGACACCCTCAAGCGCCACGGTACGGCCGAGGAAGATATCACCGTGGTGCGTCTGCCCGGTGCCTTCGAGATGCCTTTGGTGCTGGAAAAGATCGCGGCGAAGGGCGAGTTCGATGCCATCGTCGCCCTCGGCGCCGTCATCCGCGGCGGCACGCCGCACTTCGAATACGTTGCCGGCGAATGCGTGAAGGGCATGGCGCAGGTCACGCTCAAGCACGGTGTGCCGATCGCGTTCGGTGTGCTCACGGTCGACACGATCGAGCAGGCCATCGAGCGCGCCGGTACCAAGGCCGGCAATAAAGGCGGTGAGGCAGCGGCATCGGCCATCGAGATGGTCAACCTGCTGCGCGAACTGTAA
- the nusB gene encoding transcription antitermination factor NusB encodes MSRQRSRARSLAIQALYQWQMAGQDISAIINHFMIEQDAKKFDTDYFAELVRSVPTRLAELDAALAPCVDRSLEAVDPVERAILRLGAYELLEHPEIPYRVVINEAVELAKTFGAEKGHRYVNGVLDKAARSLRPMEAASRR; translated from the coding sequence GTGAGCCGGCAGCGCAGCCGCGCACGCAGTCTGGCCATCCAGGCGCTGTACCAATGGCAGATGGCCGGCCAGGACATCTCCGCCATCATCAACCATTTCATGATCGAACAGGACGCCAAGAAGTTCGACACCGATTATTTTGCCGAACTGGTGCGCTCGGTGCCGACCCGTCTGGCCGAGTTGGACGCGGCGCTGGCGCCGTGTGTCGACCGCTCGCTCGAAGCAGTCGATCCGGTCGAGCGGGCGATTCTGCGCCTGGGTGCCTATGAACTGCTCGAACATCCCGAGATTCCTTATCGCGTGGTGATCAACGAGGCGGTGGAACTGGCCAAGACCTTCGGCGCCGAAAAAGGCCATCGCTATGTCAACGGTGTGCTCGACAAGGCCGCACGCTCGCTGCGCCCGATGGAGGCAGCGTCGCGGCGCTGA
- the thiL gene encoding thiamine-phosphate kinase, which translates to MAESEFDLIRQFFADATPARDDVSLGIGDDCALLQVPVGKELAVSMDTLVEGRHFVAGADPEALGHKALAVNLSDLAAMGAEPAWVTLALTLPNADTGWLAAFMRGFSRLAAEYDVDLVGGDTTRGPLSITVQVHGFVAPGSALRRAGARPGDRLLVSGTLGDASLALAQLQSGSSAPDPALQQQLDRPAPRVTLGRLLAGRASAAIDISDGLIGDLRHICAASGVGARIDLARLPLSDAVRQACDNGDWRHPLAGGDDYELLFSVAKAKVADLLADCRKAGHAIQEIGVLVDEQGIVLVYPDGHESLETPDGFDHFRS; encoded by the coding sequence TTGGCCGAATCCGAGTTCGACCTGATCCGACAATTCTTCGCCGACGCCACGCCGGCACGTGATGACGTGTCCCTCGGCATCGGCGACGACTGCGCGCTGCTGCAGGTGCCGGTCGGCAAGGAACTCGCCGTCAGCATGGATACCCTGGTCGAAGGTCGGCATTTCGTCGCCGGTGCCGACCCCGAGGCGCTCGGCCACAAGGCGCTGGCGGTCAACCTCAGCGATCTGGCCGCGATGGGTGCCGAACCTGCCTGGGTGACCCTGGCGCTGACCCTGCCGAATGCCGACACCGGTTGGCTGGCCGCCTTCATGCGCGGATTCAGTCGGCTCGCTGCTGAATACGACGTCGACCTGGTCGGCGGCGACACCACTCGCGGGCCGCTGAGTATTACCGTGCAGGTTCACGGTTTTGTCGCGCCCGGCAGTGCGCTGCGGCGTGCGGGTGCGCGCCCCGGCGATCGCCTGCTGGTCAGCGGTACGCTGGGCGACGCCTCGCTGGCCCTCGCGCAGCTTCAATCGGGCAGTAGCGCCCCTGATCCCGCGCTGCAGCAGCAACTCGACAGGCCCGCGCCGCGCGTGACGCTGGGGCGGTTATTGGCAGGCCGGGCGAGTGCGGCAATCGACATCTCCGACGGCCTGATCGGCGATCTGCGACACATCTGCGCGGCGAGCGGGGTGGGTGCGCGCATTGACCTGGCGCGACTGCCGCTGTCGGATGCTGTTCGCCAAGCCTGCGATAATGGCGACTGGCGCCATCCCCTGGCCGGGGGGGATGATTACGAACTGCTGTTCAGTGTCGCCAAAGCCAAGGTCGCCGATCTGCTGGCGGACTGCCGCAAGGCCGGGCACGCGATACAAGAAATCGGCGTGCTGGTCGATGAACAAGGCATTGTGCTGGTCTACCCGGATGGCCACGAAAGCTTGGAGACCCCCGATGGGTTCGACCATTTCCGATCCTGA
- a CDS encoding phosphatidylglycerophosphatase A family protein, whose amino-acid sequence MGSTISDPETLPKPTPGNPVHMLAFGLGAGCTPKAPGTMGTILAVAFYLPLSHLSLVTYGAVLAVVIGVGIWLCDKTTRDLGVHDHPGIVWDEIAGYLVTMFAAPAGWLWIVLGFVFFRLFDIWKPWPIGWLDRQVGGGLGIMLDDLVAGVFAAACLQLLALWL is encoded by the coding sequence ATGGGTTCGACCATTTCCGATCCTGAAACGCTGCCGAAACCGACCCCGGGAAACCCGGTGCATATGCTGGCGTTCGGCCTGGGTGCGGGCTGCACGCCCAAGGCGCCGGGCACCATGGGTACGATTCTGGCCGTGGCGTTCTATCTGCCGCTGTCGCATCTGTCGCTGGTTACCTACGGCGCGGTGTTGGCCGTGGTGATCGGCGTCGGCATCTGGTTGTGTGACAAGACCACCCGCGACCTGGGCGTACACGATCACCCCGGCATCGTGTGGGACGAGATCGCCGGTTACCTGGTGACGATGTTTGCCGCGCCGGCCGGCTGGTTGTGGATCGTGCTGGGTTTCGTGTTTTTTCGGCTGTTCGATATCTGGAAGCCCTGGCCGATCGGTTGGCTCGACCGTCAGGTCGGCGGTGGGCTGGGTATCATGCTCGACGATCTGGTGGCGGGGGTCTTCGCGGCTGCCTGCCTGCAACTGTTGGCGTTGTGGCTATGA
- a CDS encoding retropepsin-like aspartic protease family protein produces MTVRLHLLALAAVALLAGSALAGPSVQVLALFPDKAMLDIDGKRKVLAAGQTGPAGVRLISASPAKAVVEIDGERQELKLGSRISANYQKRERREIRILKDPREGYFVDGLINGQPVNFLVDTGATSIAMSEPQAERLGLQHRVDGRRIGVSTASGFAEGHEVTLRSLSVNGVRFDNVRAVVISGDSPRNVLLGMNVLKRFDIDQRENLLILRTKY; encoded by the coding sequence ATGACGGTGCGGCTTCACCTGTTGGCACTGGCCGCCGTCGCGTTGCTGGCGGGTTCGGCCTTGGCCGGCCCTTCGGTTCAGGTTTTGGCCCTGTTCCCCGACAAGGCGATGCTGGACATCGATGGCAAGCGTAAGGTGCTGGCAGCGGGTCAGACCGGGCCTGCCGGGGTGCGTCTGATCAGTGCCTCGCCGGCCAAGGCGGTGGTTGAGATCGATGGCGAACGCCAGGAACTGAAGCTGGGTTCTCGCATCAGTGCGAACTACCAGAAGCGCGAGCGGCGTGAGATCCGTATTCTGAAAGACCCGCGAGAAGGCTACTTCGTCGACGGTTTGATCAATGGTCAGCCGGTGAACTTTCTGGTCGATACCGGCGCCACCAGCATCGCGATGAGTGAGCCGCAGGCCGAGCGCCTGGGTTTACAGCACCGGGTCGACGGTCGGCGTATCGGCGTGTCTACCGCGTCCGGCTTCGCCGAGGGTCACGAGGTGACGTTGCGTTCGCTATCGGTCAACGGTGTGCGTTTCGACAATGTGCGCGCCGTTGTGATCAGCGGCGATAGCCCGCGCAACGTGTTGCTGGGCATGAATGTACTCAAACGCTTCGACATCGATCAGCGCGAGAATCTGCTGATCCTGCGCACCAAGTACTGA
- the folE2 gene encoding GTP cyclohydrolase FolE2 yields the protein MTVANPKPTIGAEIEDVQSSADTRRIAINKVGIKDIRHPVRVKDRTEGEQHTVATFSMYVFLPHNFKGTHMSRFVQILNSHEREISVESFKEMLSEMVDRLESERGHIEMTFPFFVNKKAPISGVQSLLDYEVTLIGEIRNGKPEMYIRVIVPTTSLCPCSKSISDRGAHNQRSHVTLTVRTCDFVWIEELIDLVEKEASCELYGLLKRPDEKYVTERAYDNPKFVEDTVRDVAARLNADDRICAYTVEAENFESIHNHSAYALIERDKEAEQKAAE from the coding sequence ATGACCGTAGCCAATCCGAAACCGACAATCGGTGCCGAGATCGAAGATGTGCAGAGCAGCGCGGATACCCGCCGTATTGCCATCAACAAGGTCGGCATCAAAGACATTCGCCATCCGGTACGCGTGAAAGACCGCACCGAAGGTGAACAGCACACGGTCGCCACGTTCAGCATGTATGTGTTTCTGCCGCACAATTTCAAAGGCACACACATGTCGCGCTTCGTCCAGATCCTCAATAGTCACGAGCGCGAGATCTCGGTCGAATCGTTCAAGGAGATGCTCAGCGAAATGGTCGATCGCCTCGAGTCCGAGCGCGGCCATATCGAGATGACCTTCCCCTTCTTCGTCAACAAGAAGGCACCGATCTCCGGTGTACAGAGCCTGCTCGACTACGAAGTGACCCTGATCGGCGAGATCCGCAACGGCAAGCCCGAGATGTACATCCGGGTGATCGTACCGACGACCAGCCTGTGCCCGTGCTCCAAATCCATTTCCGATCGCGGCGCACACAACCAGCGTTCACACGTCACGCTGACTGTGCGCACCTGTGATTTCGTCTGGATCGAAGAACTGATCGACCTGGTCGAGAAAGAGGCCTCGTGTGAACTGTACGGCCTGCTGAAGCGTCCGGACGAGAAGTACGTGACCGAACGTGCCTACGACAACCCCAAGTTCGTCGAAGACACGGTGCGCGACGTGGCCGCCCGCCTGAACGCCGACGACCGCATCTGCGCGTACACCGTCGAGGCGGAAAACTTCGAGTCGATCCACAATCACTCTGCCTACGCCCTGATCGAGCGCGACAAGGAAGCGGAACAAAAAGCCGCCGAGTAA
- the ispA gene encoding (2E,6E)-farnesyl diphosphate synthase, with the protein MTLDPAFQVFLGDCRVRVERALDSWLPPDSTQPTKLHSAMRYATLGDGKRVRPVLVYAAGQAFGAQPECLDGAACAVELIHAYSLVHDDLPAMDDDDLRRGRATCHKAFDEATAILTGDALQTLAFRVLCNDDSLCVDHHDRLRMLAELSHASGSRGMAGGQALDMEATGKEIDLAQLEALHIHKTGALIVASVRLGAYAAGASHDDRLAGLEHFARCIGLAFQVHDDVLDIEGETSVLGKTRGKDAATDKATYPALIGLDGARDMAARLIDEALDNIAGFDKTADPLRQLARYIIGRKR; encoded by the coding sequence ATGACGCTTGATCCGGCTTTCCAGGTCTTTCTCGGCGATTGCCGGGTGCGTGTGGAACGCGCACTGGATAGCTGGCTGCCCCCCGATTCGACACAGCCCACTAAGCTGCACAGCGCGATGCGCTACGCGACACTCGGTGACGGCAAGCGGGTGCGCCCGGTGCTGGTGTATGCCGCGGGTCAGGCGTTCGGCGCGCAGCCCGAATGCCTCGACGGCGCGGCCTGCGCGGTCGAACTGATCCACGCCTATTCGCTGGTGCACGACGACCTGCCGGCGATGGATGACGACGACCTGCGGCGCGGCCGGGCCACTTGCCACAAAGCCTTCGACGAGGCGACCGCAATCCTGACCGGCGACGCACTGCAGACCCTGGCGTTCAGGGTGTTGTGCAACGACGACAGCCTGTGCGTCGATCATCACGACCGGCTGCGCATGCTGGCCGAACTGTCTCATGCCAGCGGTTCGCGCGGCATGGCCGGTGGCCAGGCGCTCGACATGGAGGCGACCGGCAAGGAGATCGATCTGGCCCAGCTGGAAGCGCTGCACATCCACAAAACGGGCGCTTTGATCGTTGCCAGCGTGCGCCTCGGCGCCTATGCGGCCGGTGCCTCGCACGACGACCGGCTTGCCGGCCTCGAACATTTCGCCCGCTGCATCGGCCTGGCGTTCCAGGTGCATGACGACGTGCTGGATATCGAGGGCGAGACCTCTGTCCTGGGCAAAACCCGCGGCAAAGACGCCGCGACAGACAAAGCCACCTACCCGGCGCTGATCGGCCTCGACGGCGCACGCGACATGGCGGCCCGGCTGATCGACGAAGCGCTCGACAACATCGCCGGGTTCGACAAAACGGCCGATCCGCTGCGCCAATTGGCGCGCTACATCATCGGCCGCAAGCGCTAG
- a CDS encoding exodeoxyribonuclease VII small subunit yields MSKKKTEPASFEESLAELEALVEKMEGGEMTLDESLGAFERGIALTKHCQQALQAAEQKVEILTANTPDAPTEPFDNDA; encoded by the coding sequence ATGAGCAAGAAGAAAACCGAACCGGCATCGTTCGAAGAATCGCTCGCAGAGCTCGAAGCCCTGGTCGAAAAAATGGAGGGCGGCGAGATGACGCTCGACGAGTCGCTCGGCGCCTTTGAGCGCGGAATAGCGCTGACAAAACATTGCCAGCAGGCACTGCAGGCGGCCGAGCAGAAGGTCGAGATCCTCACTGCCAATACCCCCGACGCGCCCACCGAGCCGTTCGACAATGACGCTTGA
- a CDS encoding CNP1-like family protein — MTNTLGFRWLAAVITVAGFTCLMPMNAAAKDLIIDPYYEYRDEVSKGEFEYDDSQDIPWIENETEVLAVPQPDNLSQIKLDQLPEGFTLFIDKSRIDVNENDDVIRVWLWIRSQSGSESGTFEGFRCATGENKVYAYANPQRDPPVTKAKRPRWQFVNANRNGNYRFELMKDYFCGIRGTRTAGEIRDYLTGEFRREYFMSQ, encoded by the coding sequence ATGACAAATACACTCGGATTTCGATGGCTGGCCGCCGTTATTACCGTCGCCGGCTTCACCTGTTTAATGCCTATGAACGCCGCGGCGAAGGATCTCATCATCGATCCTTATTACGAATACCGCGACGAAGTCAGCAAAGGCGAGTTCGAATACGACGACAGCCAGGACATCCCGTGGATCGAGAATGAGACGGAAGTGCTGGCGGTGCCGCAGCCGGACAATCTGAGCCAGATAAAGCTCGACCAGCTGCCGGAAGGCTTCACCCTGTTCATCGACAAATCGCGGATCGATGTCAACGAGAACGACGATGTGATCCGTGTCTGGTTGTGGATCCGTAGCCAGTCCGGTTCGGAAAGCGGAACCTTCGAAGGTTTTCGCTGTGCGACCGGTGAGAACAAGGTCTACGCCTACGCCAATCCGCAGCGCGATCCGCCGGTCACCAAGGCCAAGCGGCCGCGTTGGCAGTTCGTCAACGCCAACCGCAACGGCAACTACCGCTTCGAACTGATGAAAGACTATTTCTGCGGTATCCGCGGAACACGTACGGCAGGTGAGATTCGCGATTACCTGACCGGCGAGTTCCGCCGCGAATATTTCATGTCCCAGTAA
- the parE gene encoding DNA topoisomerase IV subunit B — protein MSAYDASAIEVLSGLEPVRKRPGMYTDTTRPNHLAQEVIDNSVDEAIAGHAKKIEVTLYKDGSIEVSDDGRGMPVDIHPQQGIPGVEVILTKLHAGGKFSNKNYQFSGGLHGVGVSVVNALSKHLEVWVKRDGKEYNIAFADGDKKSDLEEVGKVGKNNTGTRIHFWPNPKYFDSPKFSVRQLCHLLRAKAVLCPGLLIRFQQEGEAEADEWCYEDGLKDYLCDALSGLPMLPEEAFVGSSSGNDEAADWALAWLPEGGEGVAESYVNLIPTAQGGTHVNGLRTGLTEAVREFCEFRNLLPRGVKLAPDDVWANVSYVLSVKLVDPQFSGQTKERLSSRECAPFVTGVVKDAFGLWLNQHTEIGERIADMAINAAQARQRAGRKVVRKKVTQGPALPGKLADCLSDDASRTELFLVEGDSAGGSAKQARDRNFQAIMPLRGKILNTWEVDSAEVLASQEVHDISVAIGVEPGSDDLSKLRFGKVCILADADSDGAHIATLLCALFVRHFKKLVQEGHVYVAMPPLFRIDVGKQKFYALDDHERQGVLDRIAAEKVKGKISVSRFKGLGEMDPAQLRETTIHPDTRRLVQLIVESGDDTNQIMDMLLAKKRASDRKAWLQERGDLADVS, from the coding sequence ATGAGCGCCTATGACGCCTCGGCCATCGAGGTATTGAGCGGACTTGAGCCGGTACGCAAGCGTCCCGGTATGTATACCGACACTACACGCCCCAACCATCTGGCGCAGGAAGTGATCGACAACAGCGTGGATGAGGCGATCGCCGGTCACGCCAAGAAGATCGAGGTAACACTCTACAAAGACGGCTCGATCGAGGTTAGCGACGACGGTCGCGGCATGCCGGTCGACATCCATCCGCAACAAGGTATTCCCGGGGTCGAGGTCATCCTGACCAAGCTGCATGCGGGCGGCAAGTTCTCGAACAAGAACTACCAGTTCTCGGGCGGTCTGCACGGGGTAGGCGTGTCCGTCGTCAACGCACTGTCGAAGCACCTCGAAGTGTGGGTCAAACGCGACGGCAAGGAATACAACATCGCGTTCGCCGACGGCGATAAAAAGTCGGACCTCGAAGAGGTCGGCAAGGTCGGTAAGAACAATACCGGCACACGCATACACTTCTGGCCTAATCCGAAGTATTTCGACTCACCCAAATTCAGCGTGCGCCAGTTGTGCCACCTGCTGCGCGCCAAGGCGGTGCTGTGCCCCGGCTTGCTGATCCGTTTTCAGCAGGAAGGCGAGGCCGAGGCCGACGAATGGTGTTACGAAGACGGACTGAAAGACTATCTGTGTGATGCGCTCAGTGGTTTGCCGATGCTGCCTGAAGAGGCCTTCGTCGGCAGCAGCAGCGGCAATGATGAGGCCGCCGATTGGGCGCTTGCCTGGCTGCCGGAAGGCGGCGAAGGTGTCGCCGAGAGTTACGTCAACCTGATTCCTACAGCGCAGGGAGGGACGCACGTCAACGGCTTGCGCACCGGGCTGACCGAGGCGGTGCGCGAGTTTTGCGAGTTTCGCAACCTGCTGCCGCGCGGCGTGAAGCTCGCCCCCGACGATGTGTGGGCCAACGTCAGCTATGTGTTGTCGGTGAAGCTGGTCGACCCGCAGTTCTCCGGTCAGACCAAGGAGCGGTTGTCGTCGCGTGAATGCGCGCCGTTCGTTACCGGGGTGGTCAAGGATGCGTTTGGCCTGTGGCTCAACCAGCATACCGAGATCGGCGAGCGGATTGCGGACATGGCGATCAACGCCGCGCAGGCGCGTCAGCGCGCCGGGCGCAAGGTGGTGCGCAAGAAGGTGACGCAGGGGCCTGCGCTGCCGGGCAAGCTGGCGGACTGCCTGTCGGACGACGCATCGCGCACCGAACTGTTTCTGGTCGAGGGCGATTCGGCCGGCGGTTCGGCCAAGCAGGCGCGCGATCGCAACTTCCAGGCGATCATGCCGTTGCGCGGCAAGATCCTGAATACCTGGGAGGTCGACTCGGCCGAGGTATTGGCGTCGCAGGAGGTGCACGACATCTCGGTGGCGATCGGTGTCGAGCCGGGCAGCGATGATCTTTCCAAGCTGCGTTTCGGCAAGGTCTGCATCCTGGCCGACGCCGATTCCGACGGTGCGCATATCGCGACCCTGCTGTGCGCACTGTTCGTGCGCCACTTCAAAAAGCTCGTTCAAGAAGGGCACGTGTACGTTGCGATGCCGCCGCTGTTCCGCATCGATGTCGGCAAGCAGAAGTTCTACGCGCTCGACGACCACGAGCGCCAGGGCGTGCTCGATCGCATCGCCGCCGAAAAGGTCAAAGGCAAGATCAGCGTGTCGCGTTTCAAGGGGCTGGGCGAGATGGACCCGGCGCAGCTGCGTGAGACCACCATTCATCCGGACACGCGTCGTTTGGTCCAGTTGATCGTGGAGTCGGGTGACGACACCAATCAGATCATGGACATGCTGCTCGCCAAGAAGCGCGCCTCCGACCGCAAGGCCTGGCTGCAGGAGCGCGGCGATCTGGCCGACGTATCGTGA